The following proteins are encoded in a genomic region of Salvelinus namaycush isolate Seneca chromosome 12, SaNama_1.0, whole genome shotgun sequence:
- the LOC120056598 gene encoding FERM domain-containing protein 8-like, translating to MEVDECGGFPPEPSEGSSQRGSVASSVTRAQDVLVYLVGDSAVHLCVEGVACVSVQELGRSVREALHIPDSAMDAFAFWLSSPLLELQLKPKHQPYKLCRQWQDLLYRFTEASEEDISQDEPCLQYRRNVFHPKSKELQIDDEGVLRLLYDEARVNILAGRFPCDPETWTSLGALSFAMELGVGLDDQKATAALREKKLISFLPAHVSGGGGGLFSTLRGKGGRQAGLEHNLLEEYRKISTLGSTPPEPTQHLRQYLSTCHSLPYYGCAFFSGEIDKPAQGILHRAGRKAVNVGISLEGVYVMDIKEKHVLLGLRFSELSWDHSYPEGEGDSHILWLEFDGEEAGTPVNKLLKIYSKQAELMSGLIEFCVELQSAAEGGAATETDSDVSLSHQPAGQAGNSDRGRGGRRGKLRRQSSVVCSRVHTLNTISYVDNGKEIKRLKPKRAASFFTRQAQPPTYSSVQVEQG from the exons ATGGAAGTAGATGAGTGTGGGGGGTTTCCTCCAGAACCATCGGAGGGGAGCTCACAGAGAGGAAGTGTGGCATCCTCTGTCACCCGCG CTCAAGATGTGCTTGTGTACCTGGTGGGTGACAGTGCGGTACACTTGTGTGTGGAGGGGGTTGCCTGTGTGAGTGTCCAGGAGTTAGGCCGCAGTGTCCGGGAGGCTCTCCACATTCCTGATTCTGCAATGGATGCCTTTGCCTTCTGGCTCAGCTCTCCTCTGCTCG aACTGCAGTTAAAGCCGAAGCATCAGCCTTACAAACTGTGCCGCCAGTGGCAGGACCTGCTGTATCGCTTCACTGAGGCCTCAGAGGAGGACATATCTCAAG ATGAGCCATGCTTGCAGTACAGAAGGAATGTGTTTCATCCCAAGTCTAAAGAGCTGCAG ATTGATGACGAGGGGGTGTTGAGACTACTTTACGACGAGGCACGGGTTAACATCCTCGCTGGCCGCTTCCCCTGTGACCCTGAAACCTGGACGAGTTTGGGAGCACTCTCTTTTGCTATGGAACTGGGAGTAGGTCTGGATGACCAGAAAGCCACTGCTGCTTTAAG AGAGAAGAAGCTGATATCCTTCCTGCCTGCACATGTATCAGGGGGAGGTGGAGGGCTGTTTTCTACCTTGAGGGGAAAAGGGGGCCGTCAGGCAGGGCTGGAGCACAACCTGTTGGAGGAGTATCGTAAGATCAGCACCTTAGGCAGCACCCCCCCAGAGCCCACTCAGCATCTACGCCAGTACCTCAGCACATGCCACTCTCTGCCTTACTATGG GTGTGCTTTCTTCTCGGGGGAGATTGACAAGCCAGCTCAGGGGATTCTTCATAGAGCAGGACGGAAAGCTGTCAATGTGGGGATTAGTCTGGAGGGGGTGTATGTAATGGACATCAAAGAGAAG CATGTTCTCCTGGGACTGCGTTTCAGTGAGTTGTCTTGGGACCACAGCTACCCCGAGGGGGAAGGTGACTCGCACATCCTGTGGCTTGAATTCGATGGGGAGGAGGCCGGCACCCCTGTCAACAAGTTACTGAAGATCTATTCAAAACAA GCAGAGCTTATGAGCGGCCTTATTGAGTTCTGTGTGGAGCTACAGTCTGCAGCCGAAGGAGGGGCGGCGACGGAAACGGACAGTGATGTCAGTCTATCCCATCAGCCTGCTGGACAGGCAGGGAACAGTGACAGAGGAAGGGGCGGTCGGCGAGGGAAACTGCGCAGGCAGAGCAGTGTGGTGTGCAGTCGGGTCCATACACTGAACACCATCAGCTACGTGGACAACG GTAAAGAAATCAAACGCTTGAAGCCAAAGAGAGCTGCTTCCTTTTTCACCAGGCAGGCACAGCCACCCACATACTCATCAGTACAGGTGGAGCAAGGTTGA